The sequence AGGAAAGGAATCATGGCAGTTGCAACGGAAAATACCATCTTCGGAGAAACGTCCATAAGATCAATGTTTTTCCTCTGGAATTCGGAAGTTTCTTCACGGAAACGTCCGGAAATATTCTTATGAATGAAATGGCCATCATCATCAAGCGGCTCATTCGCCTGTGCAACCACGAAATTATCTTCTTCGTCAGCAGTCAGGTAAACAACCTCATCAGTAACCACCGGATTCTGGGCATTGGTCTTATCCACTACGCGGTAAGGAGCCTCTACAAATCCGTACTGGTTTACCCTTGCATAAGTAGCGAGGGAGTTGATCAGACCGATGTTAGGACCTTCCGGGGTCTCAATCGGGCACATACGTCCATAATGGGTATAGTGAACGTCTCGAACCTCAAATCCGGCACGGTCTCTGGAAAGACCGCCAGGTCCCAATGCGGATAAACGTCTCTTATGGGTCAGTTCTGCCAGCGGGTTGTTCTGATCCATGAACTGTGACAGCTGGGAACTTCCAAAGAATTCCTTTACTGCTGCTGTGACAGGTTTGATGTTAATCAGCGACTGAGGTGTAATGCCATCCATATCCTGTGTTGTCATTCGTTCCCTGACCACACGCTCCATTCTGGAAAGACCGATACGGTACTGGTTCTGTAAAAGCTCACCGACTGCACGGATTCTACGATTTCCCAAATGGTCGATATCATCAGCCATTCCCACTTCTTCTTCTAAGTGCATGTTGTAATTGATGGAAGCTAAAATATCTTCCTTCGTGATATGCTTAGGAATCAGTTCGTTTATATTTCTGTGAAGGGCTTTTTTAAGAGCCTCATCATCGCCGCTTCCAGCTTCTGCCAGAATTTTTTCAAGAGCAGGATAGAATACTAACTCTGTAATACCCGCTTCCTTTGGATCAAAGTTTACAAAAGAAGTGAGATCAACCATTAAGTTAGAAAGGACCTTTTGCTTACGCTCCACTCCCTCCAGCCATACGAAAGGAACAGCCGCATTCTGAATATCGGTTGCAAGCTGCTTGTCTACTGTGCTTCCAGCCTCAGCTAAAATTTCGCCGGTTGTGGTGTCAACCACATCCTCAGCAAGGACATGGCCTGCAATACGATTTTTAAAATGAAGCTTTTTATTGAATTTATATCTTCCGACCTTTGCGAGATCGTATCTTCTGGGGTCAAAGAACATACTATTTAACAAACTTTCAGCACTATCAACAGATAAAGGTTCACCTGGGCGGATCTTCTTATATAACTCCAATAAGCCATCCTGGTAGTTATCGGACGTATCCTTACCAAAGCTGGCTAATAATTTTGGTTCTTCACCGAACAGTTCAATAATTTCCGCGTTGGTGCCAAAGCCCAGGGCACGGATCAGCACGGTAACCGGAACCTTTCTGGTTCTGTCCACACGAACGTAGAAAATGTCATTGGAGTCTGTTTCATACTCCAGCCATGCACCCCTGTTTGGGATTACCGTACAGGCATAAAGCTCTTTCCCTACCTTGTCATGTTCTATACCATAATATATACCTGGGGAACGTACCAACTGGCTAACAATAACTCGCTCGGCACCGTTGATCACAAAGGAACCGGTATCTGTCATAAGCGGAAGATCACCCATGAAGATCTCATGTTCATTAATCTCATCTTTATCTTTATTGCAAAGCCTTACCTTTACCTTTAAAGGAGCCGCATAAGTTGCATCTCTTTCCTTGCATTCTTCTATTGTGTACTTGAGGTCATCCTTACATAATGTAAAGTTGACAAACTCAAGACTTAAGTGTCCTGCAAAGTCTGCAATCGGAGAGATGTCTTCAAAGACTTCCTTTAATCCTTCATCAAGGAACCACTGATAGGAATTCTTTTGAATCTCAATCAGGTTAGGCATCTCAAGCACTTCTTTTTGTCTTGAGAAGCTCATTCTCAGGCTCTTACCGGCTGGGACCGGACGCATTCTGCTTTTCTCCATTGACGTTTCACCCCTGTTTTCTTTCTAATCGTTTCTGTTTTTGGGCATAAATATGCCGTTAAGGCACACAAATCCACAATAGTGCACATTCCATAATAACATGACATTGTCAAGGTGTCAAGCATTTTTTACTTGTATTCTTCAATAAAATGTGTTATACTATTGCAGATAGGCCCAATTTACAAAATGAACTATTGGAGGTATTCCCGGTGAGCACATTTTTAAACGTATTATTAGTGATTCTTTTTATCGCAGCCGTGGCTATGGTAGTCCTTTATTTTCTCGGAAGAAAGCTGGAAAAGCGTCAAGTGGAGCAGCAGCAGGCACTGGAAGCTGCGGCACAGTCCGTATCCATGCTGGTAATCGATAAAAAGAAAATGAAGCTAAAAGATGCAGGGCTTCCTAAGATCGTGTATGAACAAACCCCATGGTATATGCGCCGCACAAAGCTGCCCATTGTAAAAGCAAAGGTTGGCCCAAAGGTCATGACACTGATCGCTGACGCCAAAGTATTCGAAGTGCTTCCGGTCAAAACAGAAGCAAAGGTTGTGGTAAGCGGTATCTACATAACCGAGATCAAGAGCCTTCGGGGCAAAGCGGTTCCACCGGCACCGAAAAAGAAAAAATTCTTGGACAGGTTTAAAAAGAGCGGAAAGTAAGATATCTGGTTTCTGTATTTGTAAATACATTAATACTCGTTTTTTAGAAAGTGATCTGTATCATAAAAAGATCTGTAGAACGCCGCAGCGCGACTGAAGTCGTACTCCGGCGTTTTTTGTTGATAAATGTTAATTCTCTGACCATAAAGCAATATCTGGTCGGTTCTTTGCAGAAAATGGAATCATGAAAATAATCTGTCCTGCTTCCTAATATATAGGAAGGAATACCAATCGCTTTACGGTATTTAAGGGCAGATATAATTTATCCTATTTGAAAATTTTTATCAATATCGGCCTGTTTTTGATGTAATAATATAAATCGTAATTGTTTTTTAATTTAGTTTGAATCTTATATTAATCTCAATCTTAAAGCTTTTTCTTTACAAATATTAATATTATGGTTGTTTTCAATTTAATTTTAAAAAACCTATTGACAAAACAGCATACATAAGATACAATCAAGCTACAAGGTAGTTAGTTAAAACTAACCTCCTGATAAGAGAACCTTTTCCATATAACATAATTAGAAACGAAAGGAGAACTATTATGTTTAATCAAATACAATTACCATACGCATATGACGCTTTAGAACCCCATATTGACGCTCTCACAATGGAAACCCATTATTCCAAGCATCACGCAGCATATACCAAAAATTTAAATGACGCTGCCCAGATGGCCGGTGTCGAAGACAAAGAAATTACCGCCCTCCTCTCCTCCCTTGACAGCATTTCCGATGAGGCTCTCAGAAAGGCCATACGAAACAACGGCGGTGGTTTTTACAATCATAACCTGTATTTTTCCACCATGAGCCCTAACGGCGGAGGGCAGCCTGTTGATCCTCTCAAGGAGGCGCTTGAAAAGTCTTTTGGCAGTTTTTCTGACTTTCAGAATCAGCTAAGCGGTCTGGCTGCCGGCCAGTTTGGATCAGGCTGGGGCTGGCTATCGGCAAACCGGGATGGTAAACTGGTCCTTTCCGCCAGTGCCAATCAGGATAACCCCCTCATGGAAGGCGGAGGCTTTGTCCCAATTCTTGGCATTGACGTTTGGGAACACGCCTACTACTTAAAATATAAGAATCTCAGAGTTGACTATATAAAAGCATTTTTCAATGTAGTTGATTGGAAGGCGGTTGCTACCAACTATGAAAACATTATAAATGGCTAAGAAAAGGAGGATTGTAATGAGCAAGAATTTATTTGAGAAACTTAATGAGTATCTGGCCAATCAGCAGGTCATGTATATGAAACTTCATAACCTTCACTGGTATGTAAAAGGCCGCAGCTTCTTCACACTTCATGCAAAGCTGGAAGAGCTGTATGACCAGACCGCCCAGATCATGGATGATGTGGCGGAGCGGCTGCTGGCTTTGGGCGGTTCCCCAGTAGCCAGCTTAAAGGAGGCACTGGCTCTCTCTTCCGTAAAAGAGCTGGAGGACGTTCCAATCTCCTCAGATGAAACCATTAAAAGCCTGATTTCGGATGTAGAATACTGGATCCGGGATACAAAGGAAATCGTCAAGCTGGCCGATGATGGAGCAACCGCAGATCAATTTAATGGATATCTAGCCGAATATCAGAAACTTTTGTGGATGTTTAAGTCGTATATCAGCTAAATTAATCCCTATAAACCTGGAAATGCCGCTTTCTGACAGTAATTTCGTCAGGAAGCGGCATTTTTATATTGAATTCCACATAAAAACGGGGCCGCTGCCCCAGGTTGATTTCTCAACTATGGTACAGCGGCCCCTGAAAAGCAACTGAAATCACTTCATTCAATGATGAATTAATCCTCTACAAATACAGCTGTGATTACTTTGTTGCTTTCTACTTTGTAGCAACGATCATCGCCGTCTTTTGCCTTGCTCTTGCTCTTCTGAACACTACCAGAGGTATTAACCAGTCTATATGTTACAGTCTTTTTATTCTCTGTTTTATCTGCAGCTTTAACCTCATAATACTCGGAATATCCCTTTTTGGTTACTTTGTCATATTCCACTTCATCTAAGAACTTCTCTGTTGTCAGAAGTTTGATTTCTGTATATTCTCCATCTTCTGTCGTAGCCTTAACTACAGAATACTTGTCGTCCTTATCAGCCTTTAACAGCATGCCTCCAAGGTAATATTTGTCACTATCAACACCAAATTTACCCTGTCCCTTGGAGCTTCCGGACTTATTGAATAAGAACTGGAAGGAATCTCCGTCAATGGTAACATTCTGCTTGCCGGTCTTCATAGCACCGTCATTGTCGCTTCCAAAATAGTACATTCTGTATTTTGCATCCGTATACAGATCAGATACGTTCTCTTTGAAATTATCTTCTGTATCAAAGTGTAATTTATCTAAGTCGTCATCACCTGCAACATCATCAATGTCAGTTGTACTGTTGCCAATAAACTTAATAGCAACCAGGCCATCCTTCATGACGCCATAGGAATCAAACGCATATTTCTTGCCATTAATGGTCTTGATTTCTGATGCAACTAATTTACCATCCTTATCGGAATAGTACCAGTTACTTTCGTCATCATCATAATCGTCCTGATTAAGATAAGAATCAGGCACAACCTGGAACCACCCCTTGGTTACTCTGGCGCCATCATCAGGGCTTCCATAATATCTGAATCCACTGGTGTATTTAGAACCTCCCTGGGCATCAGAAGCAGTGCTATCTGTTGCTTTCGCATCGGTAGGAGTAGCCTCCCAGTTAACCCATTCAGCATTCATACGGCCATATTCATCAAAGCTGTATTTTTTACCATTGATGGTCTTACCTTTTTCGTCGGTCATTTTTTTACCATTGGTCTTGAAGTAGAAATAACGTGTCTGATCTTCATCATCAAACAACTTGTCACTGGAAAAACCAGGATCTACAGCGCCATCGTAACTATTATCCACGATATCCAGATACGCCCATTCGCCAACTTTCTGGGCACCATCATTCTCATCTCCGCAATAGTAAATACCGTCACGCCACTTGTCATCACCAGTTACTCTTTCGCCGCTGTCGTCAATCCAGCCATACAGCATTTTGCCTTCATCATCAAAGATATATTTCTTTCCGTTAACAGTCTTGAAAGAAGCATTGTTTCCGTTACTGGAGCTCTTAAAAGCTTTACCATTAGATCCGAAGTAGTACCAGTGATTCATTGGTTCTTCATCATCATCATCGCCGCCGTCATAATCATCATTTTCTACGGAAACCCACTTATTAGCTACCATAGCACCGTTCTCATCTACATAATAGTAGTTGTCACTGTATTCAACAACAACATCGGTAGCCATCTCGCCGTCTTCGTTTAAGTAGAACCAGTTATCTCCTGATTTCTCCCATTTCTCTGTCTCTAAATCTCCGCTCTTGTCATAGTACACCCATGTTCCATTCTCTTCCTGCCAGCCGGTTGCTGCGAAAGAGGACATAGAAGCACCTAAAGCCAGCAGCGCTGCTGTGGATAATACAGCAACTAATTTGGTCTGCTTTCTCATAATTAATGCACTCTCCTTTTTTTCTTTTTGAAATATTTTTCGAAATTCCTAATTGCATTACGAGGTAATTATACTTCTAATATTGGAAATTATCGTAAGCAACGGGCTATTTAAGCGCATTTATTCAATATTTATTACAGTTTTTTCGAATTTTTCTTGATTATTTTTCTAAACACCTATATACTTATGTTAAACTGTTTTTGCATCAAACTATAAGGAGAATAAAGACATGGTAAAAGAATACGCCGTAACTAGTTCAGAAGCTGAAAACAAAAGTGTCGTCGAGCAAAGCCTTGATGATTTTCGTGACTACCTGGAGTTCAACAACATGTCCTCCAATACCGTTCACGTATATTTATTTGCAGTAAAACAATTTCTTGGGTTATATCATGTGATCAGCCATGACAATCTCATGCTTTATAAATGTTACCTTATGGAGCATTACAAACCCCAGACAGTCAACTTAAGAATCAGGGCTCTTAATTGTTACACAGAGTCTTTACAGCTGTCCTCATCGAAAATGCTGATGATTCGGATTCAGCAGAAAACATTTCTGGAAAACGTTATCAGTCAGGCTGATTACGAGTACTTAAAAAAATGTCTGATACGTTCCGGAAACATGCTGTATTATTTTGTCATACGTTTTATGGCAGCCACAGGCGTCCGGGTCAGCGAGCTGGTCCAGATTAAAGTAGAGCATGTAAAACGCGGTTATATGGATATTTACTCTAAGGATAATAAAATAAGAAGAATCTACATACCCAAAAGTCTCCGGGACGATGCTTTAAAATGGCTGCGCCAGATTGACCGAGTAAGCGGATACGTATTCTTAAACCGTTACGGAGATCCGATCACGCCTGCCGGAATCCGGGGCCAGCTGAAAAAATTTACAGTCCTCTATGATTTGGATCCCAAAGTGGTTTATCCCCATTCCTTCCGTCACCGCTTTGCCAAGAACTTCATTGAATGCTGTGGGGACATTTCTATGCTTTCGGATATTTTAGGACATGAAAGCATTGAAACTACAAGGATCTATCTTCACCGGAGCAGTACGGAACAAAAGCAAATCGTCAATCAAATTGTGAATTGGTAGGATAATATGTTAAATGAAGAATTACTGAATGATTTTAAGAAATTTCTGAAGAAAAAGAATTTATCAAATAATACTATTACGGCCTATGCGGGCAGTGTCCGGCTTTTTTACAGTATGTATAAGGAAATCACACCGGAGAGTCTTCAGCGTTACAAAAGCTACCTGATTACCCGCTACCGGCCGGCAACCATCAACCAGCGGATCTATGCCATGAATCACTTTTCCCGTTTTCTGGCAGAAACCAATGGAGAGGAATATATTTTAGTCGCCTCTTACCATCTGCCTTCGGTAAAAGTCCAGCAAAAAACGTTCCTGGATACCGTTATTTCTAATGAGGATTACGAGATTTTTAAAGAGAAGTTAAAAGAAGAGAAGAATTATTTCTGGTATTTTATTGTCCGCTTTCTGGCAGCCACAGGCGCCAGGGTCAGTGAATTGATCCAAATCAAGGTAGAGCATTTAAACCTGGGCTATCTGGACCTTTATTCCAAAGGAGGAAAGGTGCGCCGAATCTATTTTCCAGATTCCCTATGTGAAGAGGCGCTGGAATGGTGCCACAACCAGGGCAAACAAAGCGGTTTCCTCTTTTTAAACAAAGAAGGACGTCTGATCACCCCGCGGGGAATCAATTTTCAGCTGAAGCATCTGGCCAGGCGCTATGGAATAAATCCTGACACGGTTTATCCTCATTCCTTCCGCCACCGTTTTGCCAAAAACTTTTTGGCCTGTTTTAATGATATTTCTCTTTTGGCGGATTTAATGGGACATGAAAGCATTGAGACTACCAGGATTTATCTCACCCGTTCCAGCCAGGAGCAGCAGCAGATTCTGGACGAAATTATCACATGGTAAACAACTTTTTTGTAATCTTGTTTATTTTTCCACATTTTTACAGTATAATTTCGGAAAGGAGGATAATATACCATGATAATTTCTTTTCGTTTTAAAAACTTTCGTTCCTTTCTGGATGAAACTTTTATTGATATGAAAGCGGTTAATTACAAGGAACATCCAAATCATCTGGTAATGGCCGGTAACAAAAAACTGCTTAAAACGCTGGCCATATATGGAGCAAATTCCAGCGGCAAAACCAATATTTTTCTCGCTTTTACCAGCTTTCACTCTTTTATCTTCTGGCAGCTTTTTTCAATGGAGGACATTCCCAGAAAACATTTTATGTCGCTCTTACAGATTAGCTCTTTGGATAGAATTCTTCCATTCCTGGATGAGAAAATTAACACCCAGCCAACGGAAATGGAGCTTACCTTTATTAGCGGGGAGCGGGTTTATGAATATGGCTTCTCTGTCCTGAACAAGAAAGTTCTCACGGAAAACCTGGCCGTGGATAACCATGTGGTATTCACACGGAATGCCGATGAAATTACCATCGGACGCCAGTATGAAAAAGTGTTACGGCAGAAGACAGGAATCCGTCCTCACGAGGACCGGTTATTCTGTTCTATTTTAACATGCCTGGATATTCCCGAGATCACGGCATTCATGGAGCCTTTTGAGTCCTTTTTTTCGAAGCAGATCGCATATTATTGTGATTTTCTTGAACCATTCCAGCTTGCGGGCCATCTGGTCATGGATGGAAGGGCATACAAAGCCCTTGAAAACCCGGAGGCTCTTAATTATGCCTTGGGGCAGCTAAGAAAGCTGGGAATCCCAGCAGAAGAGCTTATTATTGAAAAGGGAATCCCCAAGCTCGGATACCGGGTGAAATCCCGGGAGACCGGCGAGTACCGAATACAATATATGGACTACACAAAGGTTTCCCTGGGCACTATGAAATACCTTCAATTATTCATTCAGGTTTATCATCTGTCCCAGGAGGGTGGTGTTCTGATGATTGATAACATATCAAATGAATTCCATCCGTCTGTTACAAAGTTTTTTATTGATACTTTTCAGAAGGACAAAAATTTAAACATACAGATTCTTTTCACGACCTACGATATTTCTATCTTAAATAACCAGCAGTTTCGACGGGATGAAGTAGCTTTTGTAGATATGAATGAATATCATGAATCCAGGCTCTACACCTTAGCAGACATAAAGGTCCGGTCTGACGCCAGCTTCTCCAAGGACTATCTTTTAGGCAAATATGGAGCGATCCCGCTTCTCAAAGAATCCGTTCAATAGATAGAATGAAAAAGGCATACTGCCAATTGGCAGATGTCTTTTTTTAATTTAAGAGACGAAAGTCTGCTGTGGCTTTGGAGTGAATATCAAGCACTATGTTGCATTCCGAAACATGCTGATAATTGATATCAAGGGAATATGCCACCCGCACCTTTAAGCTGTCCTCTTCCTCATGAATCTGAATATCCTTTGTGTTGATCCCGATCATCAGTTCTCCAATGGGGGTGGCATAGCAGGACATATTTTTTTTATCCTTTTCAAATGTCATATGAACGCTGGAACTTCCGCGTTTGATGATATCCAGCCCCGACTGATGGATCTTAATGGTGTTCTTGGTCACTCCCCCTGTATCTTCCTGGATCTCGTCATACAGAATGTAGTGCTTGCCGTTTTTTAAAAAATAATCGCCGGCTGTGATCATCTCAACTGAATTGCTGTCGTCTTCTGCAATCTGCATCCCGCTGATGCTGATGAGAACATCTCTTGTCATAATAAAACTCCTTTAGTACTCCTCAATATTGATTTGTTTTGTCTCTTTTACCTGTCCCGGAAGGATGGAGGCAGCAAAACTGGTGAACTTCTCTGCCAGGTCGCTGACATAGAAACGGTATTTTTCCAGATCACTGCTGTCCTGTCCGCATAAAAGGCCATTTTCGTCCAAAATCTGTTTTAACTCCAATGCAGTTTCATATGCAGGGTTCACCAACGTCACCTCTGGTCCCATGAGCCTTCCCACGGTAGAACGGAGAAGGGGATAGTGGGTACAGCCCAGTACCAGTGTGTCAATATATTTTCCTTTTAATTCACTTAAGTATCTGGAAGCGATTTCATCGGTAACAGAATCATGCAAAAGCCCTTCTTCCACCAGCGGAACCAAAAGAGGGCATGGTTTTCCGGTCACTTCAATATCTTCTCTCATTTCCTTCATCACTCTGGTATATACTCCGCTTCGTATGGTCCCTTCTGTCCCAATGATGCCGATCTTCCCGTTTTTCGTTGACTCTATGGCGGTTCTTGCTCCTGCATGGATCACGCCCACAACAGGAATGTCCACTTCCTTTTCTACCGCCTCGAGGGCGCAGGCGGTGGCGGTATTACAGGCAATCACGATTGCCTTCACATCCTGGGTCATGAGAAAGCGGATGATCTGTCTGGTAAAACGAATTACTGTGCTGCAGGATTTACTGCCATAAGGCACCCTTGCAGTATCTCCAAAATATACGATTCTTTCATCCGGCATCTGCCGCATGATCTCCCGTGCAACTGTCAGCCCGCCTACACCTGAATCAAATACTCCTATAGGTGAATTTCTGTCTGCCATTAATTTTCCTCTTTCCCGCCCTGCTTTTCACATAAATGTCTTCCGACAGGACGTTCCTCCTATATCCTGTAACGGTCCATTGCATGCTCCAGCAGCCGGTCAACCAATTGATCCTTATTCATTCCAGCCGATTCCCAGAGCATGGGATACATGCTGATCGCCGTAAATCCGGGCATGGTATTGATCTCATTGAATACTACACTGCCATCCTTTTTCACAAAAAAGTCAACTCTTGCCAGACCATAGCCGTCTACAGCCTGGAAAATGGCCATAGCAGCTTCTCTTACCCGCTCTGTGGCCCCCTCTGGCAGAACCGGGTCTACAACCGTTCTGGAGTCAGAGTTGTTATACTTCGCATCAAAATCATAGAACTCCGCTGCCGCAAGGATCTCCCCTACTCCAGAAGCTTCTACCGGTACGTTTCCGCCTCCGAATACGGCGCATTCAATTTCCCGTCCGACAATCATCTCTTCTACCAGAATCTTGCGGTCATGATTTGCAGCTTCTACCAAAGCCTCCATAAGTTCTTTCCTGTCACCCGCACGGCTTACTCCCTTGGAAGAGCCTGCATTGGAAGGCTTTACAAACACTGGGTAAGAGAACTTCTCCTCTACCCTTCCTGCAACCGCCTCTATGTCCTTTAAATCATGGCGCATCACCGGCACATAGGCCGCCTGAGTGATTCCCAGATCATCTGCAACGATCTTTGTATATAATTTATCCATGGAAATAGCAGAGGCAAGCACCCCGCAGCCAACATATGGAATCCCCGCCAGCTCCAAAAGCCCTTGAACGGTTCCATCCTCTCCAAATAATCCATGGAGCACCGGGAATACCACATCAACCCTGACGACCTCTGTCTTTTCCCCGTCCATCAGAATAACACCGCTCATAGTTGCATCAGGAGAGATTACTGCTGAAACCGTACCATTTTTCCATGTGCCTTTTTCTATATCTTCTACAGAATCCGTTTTTATCCAACGGCCTTCTTCTGTGATCCCAATTAAAACTACATCGTATTTCTCTCTATTAATATGGTTAATAACATTGACCACTGACATACAGGATACAATATGCTCTGATGACTGGCCGCCGAATAGTACAACCGCAGTTTTTCTATCCATTTTACTCTCCTCAT is a genomic window of Lacrimispora sphenoides containing:
- a CDS encoding tyrosine-type recombinase/integrase, producing the protein MLNEELLNDFKKFLKKKNLSNNTITAYAGSVRLFYSMYKEITPESLQRYKSYLITRYRPATINQRIYAMNHFSRFLAETNGEEYILVASYHLPSVKVQQKTFLDTVISNEDYEIFKEKLKEEKNYFWYFIVRFLAATGARVSELIQIKVEHLNLGYLDLYSKGGKVRRIYFPDSLCEEALEWCHNQGKQSGFLFLNKEGRLITPRGINFQLKHLARRYGINPDTVYPHSFRHRFAKNFLACFNDISLLADLMGHESIETTRIYLTRSSQEQQQILDEIITW
- a CDS encoding AAA family ATPase — its product is MIISFRFKNFRSFLDETFIDMKAVNYKEHPNHLVMAGNKKLLKTLAIYGANSSGKTNIFLAFTSFHSFIFWQLFSMEDIPRKHFMSLLQISSLDRILPFLDEKINTQPTEMELTFISGERVYEYGFSVLNKKVLTENLAVDNHVVFTRNADEITIGRQYEKVLRQKTGIRPHEDRLFCSILTCLDIPEITAFMEPFESFFSKQIAYYCDFLEPFQLAGHLVMDGRAYKALENPEALNYALGQLRKLGIPAEELIIEKGIPKLGYRVKSRETGEYRIQYMDYTKVSLGTMKYLQLFIQVYHLSQEGGVLMIDNISNEFHPSVTKFFIDTFQKDKNLNIQILFTTYDISILNNQQFRRDEVAFVDMNEYHESRLYTLADIKVRSDASFSKDYLLGKYGAIPLLKESVQ
- a CDS encoding tyrosine-type recombinase/integrase — protein: MVKEYAVTSSEAENKSVVEQSLDDFRDYLEFNNMSSNTVHVYLFAVKQFLGLYHVISHDNLMLYKCYLMEHYKPQTVNLRIRALNCYTESLQLSSSKMLMIRIQQKTFLENVISQADYEYLKKCLIRSGNMLYYFVIRFMAATGVRVSELVQIKVEHVKRGYMDIYSKDNKIRRIYIPKSLRDDALKWLRQIDRVSGYVFLNRYGDPITPAGIRGQLKKFTVLYDLDPKVVYPHSFRHRFAKNFIECCGDISMLSDILGHESIETTRIYLHRSSTEQKQIVNQIVNW
- a CDS encoding DUF1934 domain-containing protein produces the protein MTRDVLISISGMQIAEDDSNSVEMITAGDYFLKNGKHYILYDEIQEDTGGVTKNTIKIHQSGLDIIKRGSSSVHMTFEKDKKNMSCYATPIGELMIGINTKDIQIHEEEDSLKVRVAYSLDINYQHVSECNIVLDIHSKATADFRLLN
- a CDS encoding cell wall-binding protein yields the protein MRKQTKLVAVLSTAALLALGASMSSFAATGWQEENGTWVYYDKSGDLETEKWEKSGDNWFYLNEDGEMATDVVVEYSDNYYYVDENGAMVANKWVSVENDDYDGGDDDDEEPMNHWYYFGSNGKAFKSSSNGNNASFKTVNGKKYIFDDEGKMLYGWIDDSGERVTGDDKWRDGIYYCGDENDGAQKVGEWAYLDIVDNSYDGAVDPGFSSDKLFDDEDQTRYFYFKTNGKKMTDEKGKTINGKKYSFDEYGRMNAEWVNWEATPTDAKATDSTASDAQGGSKYTSGFRYYGSPDDGARVTKGWFQVVPDSYLNQDDYDDDESNWYYSDKDGKLVASEIKTINGKKYAFDSYGVMKDGLVAIKFIGNSTTDIDDVAGDDDLDKLHFDTEDNFKENVSDLYTDAKYRMYYFGSDNDGAMKTGKQNVTIDGDSFQFLFNKSGSSKGQGKFGVDSDKYYLGGMLLKADKDDKYSVVKATTEDGEYTEIKLLTTEKFLDEVEYDKVTKKGYSEYYEVKAADKTENKKTVTYRLVNTSGSVQKSKSKAKDGDDRCYKVESNKVITAVFVED
- a CDS encoding superoxide dismutase, yielding MFNQIQLPYAYDALEPHIDALTMETHYSKHHAAYTKNLNDAAQMAGVEDKEITALLSSLDSISDEALRKAIRNNGGGFYNHNLYFSTMSPNGGGQPVDPLKEALEKSFGSFSDFQNQLSGLAAGQFGSGWGWLSANRDGKLVLSASANQDNPLMEGGGFVPILGIDVWEHAYYLKYKNLRVDYIKAFFNVVDWKAVATNYENIING
- the murI gene encoding glutamate racemase, whose product is MADRNSPIGVFDSGVGGLTVAREIMRQMPDERIVYFGDTARVPYGSKSCSTVIRFTRQIIRFLMTQDVKAIVIACNTATACALEAVEKEVDIPVVGVIHAGARTAIESTKNGKIGIIGTEGTIRSGVYTRVMKEMREDIEVTGKPCPLLVPLVEEGLLHDSVTDEIASRYLSELKGKYIDTLVLGCTHYPLLRSTVGRLMGPEVTLVNPAYETALELKQILDENGLLCGQDSSDLEKYRFYVSDLAEKFTSFAASILPGQVKETKQINIEEY
- a CDS encoding Dps family protein, giving the protein MSKNLFEKLNEYLANQQVMYMKLHNLHWYVKGRSFFTLHAKLEELYDQTAQIMDDVAERLLALGGSPVASLKEALALSSVKELEDVPISSDETIKSLISDVEYWIRDTKEIVKLADDGATADQFNGYLAEYQKLLWMFKSYIS
- a CDS encoding DNA-directed RNA polymerase subunit beta gives rise to the protein MEKSRMRPVPAGKSLRMSFSRQKEVLEMPNLIEIQKNSYQWFLDEGLKEVFEDISPIADFAGHLSLEFVNFTLCKDDLKYTIEECKERDATYAAPLKVKVRLCNKDKDEINEHEIFMGDLPLMTDTGSFVINGAERVIVSQLVRSPGIYYGIEHDKVGKELYACTVIPNRGAWLEYETDSNDIFYVRVDRTRKVPVTVLIRALGFGTNAEIIELFGEEPKLLASFGKDTSDNYQDGLLELYKKIRPGEPLSVDSAESLLNSMFFDPRRYDLAKVGRYKFNKKLHFKNRIAGHVLAEDVVDTTTGEILAEAGSTVDKQLATDIQNAAVPFVWLEGVERKQKVLSNLMVDLTSFVNFDPKEAGITELVFYPALEKILAEAGSGDDEALKKALHRNINELIPKHITKEDILASINYNMHLEEEVGMADDIDHLGNRRIRAVGELLQNQYRIGLSRMERVVRERMTTQDMDGITPQSLINIKPVTAAVKEFFGSSQLSQFMDQNNPLAELTHKRRLSALGPGGLSRDRAGFEVRDVHYTHYGRMCPIETPEGPNIGLINSLATYARVNQYGFVEAPYRVVDKTNAQNPVVTDEVVYLTADEEDNFVVAQANEPLDDDGHFIHKNISGRFREETSEFQRKNIDLMDVSPKMVFSVATAMIPFLENDDANRALMGSNMQRQAVPLLTTETPVVGTGMESKAAVDSGVCVVARNTGVVERSASNEIIIKRDSDGGKDVYRLTKFKRSNQSNCYNQKPIVYKGNHVEKGEVIADGPSTQNGEIALGKNPLIGFMTWEGYNYEDAVLLSEKLVQEDVYTSVHIEEYEAEARDTKLGPEEITRDVPGVGEDALKDLDERGIIRIGAEVRAGDILVGKVTPKGETELTAEERLLRAIFGEKAREVRDTSLKVPHGAYGIIVDAKVFTRENGDELSPGVNQTVRIYIAQKRKISVGDKMAGRHGNKGVVSRVLPVEDMPFLPNGRPLDIVLNPLGVPSRMNIGQVLEIHLSLAARALGFNVSTPVFDGANEIDIMDTLDVANDYVNIEWEDFQDKYEDTLKPEVIEYLGDHLDHKELWKGVPINRDGKVRLRDGRTGEFFDSPVTIGHMHYLKLHHLVDDKIHARSTGPYSLVTQQPLGGKAQFGGQRFGEMEVWALEAYGASYTLQEIMTVKSDDVVGRVKTYEAIIKGDNIPEPGIPESFKVLLKELQSLALDVRVLRDDNTEVQIAESTDYEETDLRSIIEGDRRYRDEESFGNFGYQKQEFKDAELVSVEEEECEDTEADGIDDSLEEFDDAEFEDSDEE